The segment CAGGATTTAAGATTTATAGAGAAGGGTATATGAAAGGCTTctattcaaaaaaacaaaaccccaaaaaaaataattaaaaataattgcaaataaATTCAACAATCACTCATCCATACAACAATCAAAACACTATAAATTAcataacaaaacaacaaaaaaatacacaccAAAAATAGCATAAAAATACACTCTCCACAATCACAAAAATGAGCATGCAACATGAATTACCGACAGATTTATTGCTCTAAATATTTTCCAATGTTGGAAGACAATCACCAAAATTTTTAGGCAACATCAAAATCAGGTACACAACTTTAAATTCAAATCTCATATTTGTTACTTTCACATGAACTCGCCACCTTTTCCCTACTAATCACAATCAACCACATTCAAAATTGTGGCACAAAATATTGAAAtcttatattttctctttttattaactttttactATGACATAGTGCGCAATTCTATAGTCATTGTTatatttctaaaacaaaaaatatttatagtttcatcaatcaaatattgcaattaaaaaagaaaaaacaatttatacACTCCCTAGGGGCCGAACAGATGCAAAGTTTTTCTTTATGGCTACAACCCTTCACATTAAAGTTTCCTGCGTTAGACAGATGGTGTATTCCAAAGTCATGACATGAATGATGTTACATAGTCAGTGTGATgcggatatatatatatatatatatatatttttttttttttctttctcattacaATGTTGATCCATATATCCcaagtttcaattttctctttttattaactttttactATGAAGTAGTGCGCAATTCTATAGTCATCGTTatatttctaaaacaaaaaatatttatagcttcatcaatcaaatattgcaattaaaaaaaaaatttacactcCCTAGGGGCCGAACAGATGCAGAGTTTTTCTTTATGGCTAAGGCCCTTCACATTAAAGTTTCCTGCGTTACACAGATGGTGTGTTCCAAAGTCATGACATGAATGATGTTACATAATCAGCGTGATGCggatatctatatatatatataaatatatatatatatatatatatatttttttttttttctcattacaATGTTGATCCATATATCCcaactttcaattttctctttttattaactttttactGTGAAGTAGTGCACAATTCTATAGTCATTGttttatttctaaaagaaaaaatatttataacttcatcaatcaaatattgcAATTGTAATGATAATAATGTTCATGTATAAAAAGATATCATGTACACGTGGAGAGCTGCTTTGACACACAAGTTGCTAACATTGCTACCTGGATGGGATTTACACCATaaaaggttagatttttcttttccaataatAATGCTACTTATTATTGttactttttaatattgtttaatAATAGCCCAAGAGGCAAAGTCCGAATCTGATGGCAATTCCTTTATGAATTTGGAAAAATGGGGTTTTtcatctttgaaattttgagctATGACATCTCTGATTTTCTGTCTATATATATGATAGATATTAGAAGCGTAAGTGTGAAGTCGCTTCCTTGCATggcttgtatatatatatattatatagccCATTTGAAACTCTGCTTCCCAATGATCAATCATCAATCTGTCTACATATATAGAAACTTAAggcacaaaaaagaaaaaaaaaaagttttctgcATTGTCAGAAACATTGCAGAACACCCACATAGTATTTCTGCATTATTCCCTCCGAACTTGGCTATCCTTggttgttgatttttttattataaaagttatGGTCAACTAAGCTATAAAAGAATTCTTAtgcatttgtaaattttttttttgggtaccaaTCTAGGACTGGAAGAGAATTTTTTCTTGACTACTAATTAGCTATACAATTGTCTTTGCTAATTTTGTAGTTCAACAGAGTAAATATATGTGTTGATATATTTGAACCTTTACACATCTCTAGTGATTCAAAATAGATTCTTTGCATAAGTCCAACAAGTGCATCACGCTAGTGGTCATGCTATAAATGATAAAACATGTCCTTAATTTTCCCTCCATCTTCAGTTACGCTCAGAAAGCATAGGAATTTCCCATAAGCTCCTACCTTTGGTCaccttttctttgaaaaaaagaaCTTCTAGTCACTTTGCCTTAACATTAGTTCATTCTACATTCATTTGGGGTGATAGAggcatcttttatttatttttcaatttaaattgtAAATCAATCATTATTGTACTTACGCAACcttcatatttttgaaaaaatgtaaataagaattttaaattatgggcaaattttaattaatgtgcccttcatatttaaaaagaaattaaaaaaacactcaTTTAATGTACTaatgtattattttttcttttattatttaattttttattttttgctatataTGACTCATTAACTTTAAGAGCATTTAAAGCATAGGATTCCAAAATTATATAAgtaaatttctttattatttaatttctaaGCCTGAAacaatccccttttcattttgtaattcAAGAGATAGGAATTAGGATACATGAATTCatggatttttcctttttcctttagttctattaattttttggataCAAATTTGGGGCATATTCTACCTCCCCacccataaacaaaagaaaaactttcatttaatggcttttatggaaaaaaaataaagaaaaactccAATTTTCCCCTGATAGCTGTTGCACACATCATTTAATGAAACCACACTTATGCTAAACTCAATGCTGGTAAAACCACAGTTCTTAATATTCTTAATGTTTTGGTTCTTTGGCGGTTTATTGAACATACCTCAGTAAATGAAGCAGCCAAAGAAACTTTCTCGCATAGATGCTATGACTACATTCAATTTCCCAAGCATTTTCTGGTTTGGTGCTCCATTTTACAGGACATCGATAGTTCTGCTTACACTCATTAAGGGATGTTCTTATTGTAACTGGGCAGATCGTCTCCTGCAGATCATGCTCATGTAACTGGGCAGATGCCAGTGAAATGACCATTATCTTGCGGAAGTAAACAGGACTTGCCTCCAGAAATGGTGGTTGGTTCTGCTTCTGCTGATGACTGTGCTGTTAAGCCATTGATGAGTTCAGCTGCTAAGTGGGGAAGGAGGCTTTTCATAGGATGTATTCCAATTGAAGCTACTTTGATAATGTGTGGTTGCATTCCAGTCAGTTTGGCCATGTTTTGGACATGTATCTTCCCAAGGTAAAAGTAGCCGACTTGTATCTAGTTTAATTAAGAATGGTGTGGAATGTTAGCTGATGAAAATATTACTGTATCTTTTTTCTTGTCAACTTTTTCCTAAATGCTTTAACCATGGCCATGCTCCATGTAATTACAGGTATTGTTAAACCTTCTTGGGTTTGTTCAAGGTTTAAAATGGGCTTGCTTGCAGAGTCATGCTTTTATTACCACCTTATCTATATACCAGAAATTCAATAATGTGCAGCACTAGTAATAGCTGAAATCAAGATGTTCAGATATGGTATATGCCAAACTTATGCAgggatgaaaattgaaaattagtgACTTCTTGGAGGCTTTTCTTGGAACTAATTGATTGCATGGTTTTTTCTCGTTGCTATTTGCACTTCATGGAAATTGATTTGTACTGTATTAGCATTACTCAAAATCAaatggaaagaagaaaattgagTCCTTTCTTTCGGAGAGAGGTCTCCTTCTCTTAGAGTAGTCATGTGATCCTTCCCCCCTCTCCTTCAGAGAGGTCTCCTTCTctgaaaattgaatttttttatagttgTATTGTTGATGAACTCCGAGGTTGTAAtgaattttgttgatttttattcCTGCTTGGTTGATTAGAAAGCTGTGGAAATTTctccttttaatttttggagttttgtGCTGAGTTTGCCTTAGAATTGGGCCTGTAATAGTTGAATTAGGCTCATTTTAGTAGAGagggcttttttatttttttggttcccAATATAAGAAACTTGGgtcattattattttgtttacattttaacaatttgattttaaaaatgaagttttgTCTAGAAGTCCTCCTGtgtgtgttgttttttttttggggtgggggggggggggggggtgagggTAAGGTGGGCAAGTATGCTCTCATTTAGTATTATTGATCTCTTTCCTTAAAATAATTGTAGTTGATGGATTATCTTATATCAATTATCTTTATTGATGTACTCAGCTCaaacttctattttatttatttagttttacttGTTAACTATGCACTTTTTTTAGTCTACTAGAGCATCCAGATACGATTCTTGACAATTTGGAATTAGAAACTTCTCATCATCTTATTTGTCATTCAAAAACCAAGATCTGATAAATGGGTCATGGAGTGCCTGAAAGCAGAGATGATTGTCCTACTACCAGTAGTATGGGTTTTGGTGCTACTACCACCACTACACGGTCTTTGGGTGTCTTAGGGGTTGaggctgatgatgatgatggagtgGAACCGGTTTCAGaaacttaaaagatcaaaaAAGATCCCACAAAGATCACCTGAAAgggtgtgcgtgtgtgtgtatatatatatatataaatattcatctaaacatttttttgtgtatgtgaCTATTTTCTGTTTGGCTGCAAGGAAACTTGAGGAAAATTAATGTAGAAAGGGTACAAAGCTTTTAATTCTATCTCGTTTTGATGTTTTAGTTTCGAGGAATCATAATGCTCGACTAATAAGTGCTGAAATAGTGGTGCTGGGCTTAGTTCTTGAGTTCTCAACTTTCTGGGTTTCCTTTGaaacatataaattttgttttcttatccTGTATTTTTTATAGAAACTGGACGAGTGACAAAATGCTAGGGTTTATGCTttcttatgtttttgttttcagacCACAAAAGCTCGGCTCAAGCAAGCCAGTTGTGTTTGGCTTTGCTAGAAATTTATTTCCTTAACATAAAATGCATTCTTTACTATGAAAGTATAACTTATTGTAGGTTATGTTGTtttgtatatatgttttttgaTGGTACCAATTGGAGCTATGCCAGAAGCTTTGGAGGAgaatataattgtttatttgggGACAGTTTGTGGGAAGACCCACATTGCTGTACTGCTTATACACAAGCTAAGTCACTTGATAAGGAAGCCCTAGAAGAAGATATGCATCTTTTTGCCCCTACGGTAGCTCTGGTTCAGCAGGTAAGCTACTATTTACCATGTTGGTTTTGTAATTTGATGTTCAGTTTTGGGTTGTATTTAAGTTTGAGACAAATTTTCTAGTTTATATGACTAGTACATTGCACAGGAATGAAGTCGTGTGCTCCTTGGCTTGGCAGAGGTGGAAGGTGTGCAGGCCTTTAGAAGGTGGTTGGGCTATTTGTTTTAACTTTAGTGCTTATGTGTGCAATTTCTTATTGCGACTCTAGAGTTTAAGGAGGGGCTTTCTGATTCTAAGTGGTTCGATTTCACTTTGGAAGGGTGTTTGGCATTTAATATATTGAATCAAGATTATACTATGAACCATTACTCCTTGaaatatattaacaaaatcaaaataaggcTAGAATACAATACCTAAACATCAATTTCTAGCATTGAGGATTCAATTACTAGAAATCGGCCAACATTGATTGTGCAAAAGTGTGGGTTTACTCTTCTAAGAGCAATTGCATCAATcattgtaaaatacaaaaagtgcaAAAATttacacaacacaacacaaaaaacaccTGAATCAATCTTTCTAAACCTTTGTAAATATACAAAgatgctacagtaaccgtgtaagCTTTGtgtacaatattttattaatttctctctttctctctctcttctttgtctGTGTTCATCCCAGTTTGCTTCAAATCCACCCAACACTGCCCAACCACCACTtaatcaccaccaccacaacccatcACAACTCATCACAACCCATGATATTTCAATctcaaaatcaaccaaaaacaaaggaaaatcaaaccaaaaatcaatctaaacccaaaatcaaaccttCAACAGAAAACTCAACAACTTAGaacccaaaatcaaactttcaacaaaaaacccatcaacccaaacccaaattgAAGCCGCCGTTGTCACCACTGCCATGGAGAGCTTGCTGCTGccatgagagaggagagaaacaaGTGCTTGAGAGCTACGGCAaaggaaaatatcaaaaaaaaaaaaaaagtagagaaaagaCCGTGGGAGAGGAAGTAGAGAAGAGATGTgattttgtgagaaaaaaaagagggcaaaggaaaatatcaaaaaaaaaaaaaaaaagtagagaaaagaCCGTGGGAGAGGAAGTAGAGAAGAGATGTgattttgtgagaaaaaaaagagggtcAAATATTATGGGGTGGGGTTAAAAGTGAGTGGTAAAGGAAGCTTCAGCTTCCTTGAAGCTTCCTAGTTTGCAAATATTTCtacaatataatttaattacaaaagaatcataattgagttttttttttttttttttttttttttttttttttaaaacaaagctgatgattttatttggaattttattaaagtatatattaaaagttttaattcaaattattactttttttaactaaaattttatatcatTCACCATACTAAtagtaaattttatatatatatatatatatatatatctccggTGCGAAACGACACACCGAAATATTTCATTGATAGTGGTATGGTGGGTGGAGACACCGATCCTGTAACGGTCGCTGGAACCACTATTCCGGCAGTTCGACCACCAGACCTCCAGCACAAGTTGCTCCATTGGCTAAGCCACCGGTTTTGGtagtttatttgaaatataagtttaaattaaaaaagtataaccattagagaaaataataaaaaaaatattgaagaatgaatattttattgaactaTCTTCTAAAATAGATTGACTGGTGTGGTTGACTGGTGTGGGTGTTTTGAAAAACTagttgtgtaaaatagaaaaagtaggttcttgttgtaaaatagacagaaaatttTACACGGATTGATGTGAATGCGAACTTGGTGATATGTagagtttaaagtttaaacaaacAATAGGGCATTGCATGGCCTCTTTATCTGATAATTGGGGTTGCATTTGTCAATTGATGTTTGATAATAGCCAatgaaaaatgcaaaaatgtAATTATGGGGCAAGACCTAGTAGAAATAGAAGCTCTAAAGAGGAATTTGACCTTGAGAGACTGAGACAACCCCTTGATCCCATTTTTAAAGACGAGggaaaacaagttttgaaatAACCTCTCCACTACTCACACTGCTGCCTTCATTGCTTCTGTGCTCTTCCTTCtatcataaatttatataaaatattttatttaattatactTTTCTTTGTGATTTGATGAGAAAGTTAATGATTTGGTGGGATATGACTTTTCCATCCCTGTTACATTAACACTgcctcatttttcaaaaatatttatttgttttaaattttcttgtcaatcaaaatttccaaacttAAATCTGTCCTATATGATctgtcatttatttttttatttgaatttagatTTGTGTGCTTCTGTAATTCTGTTAAGGACATCACAATTTGATGATGAAAATATTACTGCATCTTTTTTCTTGACAACTTTTCTCAAAATGCTTAATGCAGCATGTAATTGGATGTGTTGTCAAACCTTCTTTGGGTTTGTTCAAGGTTTTAATGGGCTTGTTTGCCGAGAGATACTTTTACCACCTTTTCTATATAGCAAAAATTCAATATTGCACAAGACTAGTAATGGCTAAAATCAAGACGTTGAGATATGACTACAAGGAGGAAAATGAACACTTAGAGGTAGTACCAATtggaaaacaaatgaaaaatattctGTAAAATTCATCCTGGGATGTGAATTGAAAATTAGTAACTGCTCAAAGGCTTTTCCTGGTTTTTTCTCATTGCTATTTGCACATCGCTATTTGCACATCATGGAAACTGATTTTGTACTGTAATTGCATATGCTTAATAGTTTTATCACATCCTTTTGGGTGTTGCCCATATGGACTAATATCGTGATGCATTTTTC is part of the Quercus robur chromosome 9, dhQueRobu3.1, whole genome shotgun sequence genome and harbors:
- the LOC126699422 gene encoding uncharacterized protein LOC126699422 isoform X1, with the translated sequence MVVGSASADDCAVKPLMSSAAKWGRRLFIGCIPIEATLIMCGCIPVSLAMFWTCIFPRSFGGEYNCLFGDSLWEDPHCCTAYTQAKSLDKEALEEDMHLFAPTVALVQQDQRKACHRGFDFVKFANEILAEYASQKVHWIGRGVSIDVIMIYDTPLVGIGTCLGLIGTHVGG
- the LOC126699422 gene encoding uncharacterized protein LOC126699422 isoform X2: MVVGSASADDCAVKPLMSSAAKWGRRLFIGCIPIEATLIMCGCIPVSLAMFWTCIFPRSFGGEYNCLFGDSLWEDPHCCTAYTQAKSLDKEALEEDMHLFAPTVALVQQE